TCTTTAATTGCACCAATAATTGGCGAAGCAGCAAAACCATTGCTTTGTGCCCATTCAACATCACCCGCAGCAGCAACTTGGCTACCAGGTAACTGACTAATAATAAAGCCTGCAGCATCTACAGCATTATTTTTAATCGCATGGCGAACTAATGGTAAACCGTCACAAACAATACCTTCATACACATTACGTAAACGTAAGCGATTGTCTGATAATGTTTTTCTTAAACTATTTTTATTATCAGCTGCAACATAAGAGCAAATAGATAGAGCTAATTGGTCATCAGCTAATACAGGAGTACTTACGAATGAGCTAGCAACGAAAGCAGCAGCAAGCGCAGCAAATTTAATGTTCATAATCAGGCTCCAAAAGAGTTATCAATGTAAGAAATCATATGAAAGGACAGCTTTAACGCCGTTTAACTCTGGAACAAACAGATTAAACATCGCTTTGGCGACGGTAGCCCAGCTATCTTAGCATTGTAATAATGCCTTAGATCTGAGGCTTTGCGTGTACACCTTTTCAGATGACTTGCCTTTCTTGGACGCGCATTCTAATCACTGCTGATTTTATAAGCAAGTACAATCGTAAACTTGTAGTTATTTGTTAATTATAGCTGTAACGCCATCTTGCCAACGTTGATAGAGGCTATCAGCTTGTAGCGGGGGAATTTTAGGATTGTACTGTTGATTAGCTTGCCAAACTTGCTGTATATCACTTAGGTCAGTGAAATAGCCTAATTGTAACCCTGCTAAAAATGCTGCACCTAATACACTGGTCTCAGCCGTGTGACAGCGTTGCAAGGGTTGTTGAGTAATATCGGCTAAAGCCTGTAAAAACCAGCTGTTTTCCGTCATCCCGCCATCCACTCTGAGTATATCCAGGGCAATTCCATCTGCTGCCATTGCCTGTAATAAATCGCGACTTTGATAACAGACACTTAATAAAGCGGCGGCGGCTAGCTCTGCTTTACCGGTATTGCGGGTCATACCAAATATTGCGGCTTGCGCATTGGGTTGCCAATAAGGTGCGCCAAGGCCGGTAAAAGCGGGAATTAATAATTCAGATTGTTGATAAGGCACTTGTTGCGCTAATGCTTCGGTGTCTGCAGCCTGCTGGATAATACCCAGTTTATCCCGCAGCCATTGCACAATAGCGCCGGCCATAAAAATACTACCCTCAAGGGCATAGGTTGGTTTAGCGTTAAGTCGCCAAGCAAGGGTGCTGATTAGTTGCTGCTGGCTAATGAATACCTTAGAGCCGGTATTAAGCATACTAAAACAACCCGTGCCATAAGTACTTTTAGCCATGCCAGGGGTAATACAAGCTTGACCTAATAATGCCGCTTGTTGATCGCCAATCATGGCGAATATGGGGATAGCACTACCAAATAAGTTAGTATCGGTATAACCAAATTCAGCTGCGTTATCTTTTATTTCGCCAAGTAATGAATCCGGAATATCAAATAAGCTTAGTAGCTTAGGATCCCACTCTTGGGTATGTAAGTTAAATAATAAGGTTCGACTGGCATTCGTGGCATCCGTAGCATGCACTTTACCGGCGGTTAAGCGCCATAAAAGATAGCTATCAACAGTGCCAAAGCAAAGTTCGGCATTATCGGCAGCCACTCGCGCATCCGGTATATTATCCAGTAACCAGGCTAATTTAGTGGCGGAAAAATACGGGTCAAGTCGTAAGCCGGTACGTTGCTGAATATCAGTTAAATGACCTTGCTGCTCTAACTGCAGGCAAGTTTGTGCAGTACGTCTATCTTGCCAGACAATGGCATTATATAAGGTTTTTCCTGTGCATTTATGCCACAGCAAGCTTGTTTCGCGCTGATTAGTTATAGCAATAGCGGCAATATCAGTCGCGTTAAGTTGGGCTTGTTTCAGTGCAGTGACCATACAATTATAAACACTTTGCCATAATTGCTCGGGGTTTTGCTCGACCCAACCGGGCTGTGGATAAATTAACTCGACTTCTTGTTGAGCTATTGTGATAGCCTTAAGTTGTCTATTATAGATAATAACGCGACTTGACGTCGTGCCTTGATCAATTGCAAGAATATATTCAGACATATCGTATAATGTAATAAATGCTTATCAGGTTAATAATTAATATTCAGACTAGCAGTAATCAGGCACAGTGCCTATATCAAATTCTTTATAGTATAAGAGGCGTTTATGATCGTAACTTTTAAATCTAAAGCGGGTAGTGATACTGCCTACTTTAAAAATATCGCACTTAAATTGTTAATGATGATGGGTAGAGATGACAAGGTCCCGTCAGCTTTTTATGCTGAAGACGTGCCTGCGGCATTACAGTCATTACAGCAAGCATTAGCCAAGCTTAAACAAGAGCAACAACAAGAACAGCCGCAAGAAGATGAAGCTGATATTAACCAACAGCAAGTGAAAAGCGAGCATGTGTCAATTGAGACTCGCGCTCAACCCTTAATTACCTTGCTAACAAAAGCAGTAAAGAAGCAAGAATCAGTTTTTTGGGAATAAACTATTTTAAGCTGCACTACTTAATTTAAATGCTATGCAAATAAGTAGTGCTTATAATCCTGCAGCCTCAAGCAATGTCGCCATATGTTCAAGGGCGGTTATCCCTTGAATATCAGTAGCCTGTAAAGGCACTTTATAATGGGCTAAATTAGCAAAATCATCGGCTATTTGTTGCAGATGCACTTTTTCTTGTACCCTACGCTGGGCTAAAAACTCACCGTCAGCACTATCGGGTAATATCCGATTTATCACTAAACCCGCCAGCGGTAGCTTTTCTTGCTGTAGGCTGGTGATTGCTCGACCAGTTTCTAAAATAGGTAGTTTTTCTGGAGTTAAAACAAATAATAATGCACTTAACGTGTGATCCGTTAATACTTCACGAGTACCTTGTAATAAGCGCTGTCGGGTGAGTAGGGTATCTGTTATAGCTTTATTACGAGCATCCATACCGGCAGTGGCATTCTCACTGGGATCGGTCAACGGATTATCAACATCACGGCCAGCTTTTGGCGCTAAATGACCTAATACATCATTTAATTTTTCTGAACGTTTATTGGCATTAAGTAGGCCTTGGGTCCACGCTGCCATGGCTTCAGGTAAACTGAGTAAGCGCAGCGTATGACCGGTAGGCGCGGTATCAAAAATAACCAAGTCATATTTTTCTAAGCCCATGGCAATAATATGCGATAAGCGTTCTAAAATTGCCGCTTCTTGTGCCCCGGGTGACTGACGGGTAAGGCGCATTTGTCGTTCTATCTCGGTATACATTTCAGGCCGAGTAAAGCGTTTTAACTGGGCACTAACTTTAGCTAAATGCTGTTCAACTTCTTTATCTGGATCTAACTCTAAGGCATCTAAATTGGCGGCTAAACGGGTAATGTTGTCACCGATATCCCGATTAAAAGCGTCGGCTAAGCTATGCGCCGGATCGGTTGAGACCAATAAGGTTTTTTTGCCACGTTGGCTAGCCAGCACTGCTAGGGCTGAAGCGGTAGTAGTTTTACCCACGCCACCTTTACCACCAATTAAAAGTATCCGCTTATCAGTTAACAACATTTAAAGTTATCCAGTGGTGAATGCTCCATACCCATACGGATATGCCAGTCATGAAAACGTTCCATTAATAAGGGTTGTAGCTCTAAAGTGTAATAACTAGCAGGATTAGGCACGCCCATCATTTCGGAAAAAATCAGTAACATAAATAAGTCGTCTTGCTCACGCTTTGCCCGCGCTATCGCAGAGCGATAGGGGGCATTGTAGGCTTCTTCAGCGTAAAAGCTGGCCTGGCGTAGCCAGGCTTTAACTTTTTCTAATTTCATGTCGCTTCAGCAGGGTTTTCTTTATTATATTTTAGCTGTCTGGCCAAGGTAGCACCAGATTCTAAGGTAACAAGAATTGCTGCAGCTAATACTACTAAGTCTAGGCTAAATAAGAACCAATCTTCTTTAATATAGAAGCTTTTTAGTTGGATTAGTAAGCCGAAAATAGTCATAAATAATAAAAATACTAACGGTGCTAGGGTATACCACATCGGGCGGCGTTTTTTCACTAACATAACCGTGATGACTAACAAGGTTAAACCGGCTAACAGT
The sequence above is drawn from the Rheinheimera salexigens genome and encodes:
- a CDS encoding DUF3718 domain-containing protein encodes the protein MNIKFAALAAAFVASSFVSTPVLADDQLALSICSYVAADNKNSLRKTLSDNRLRLRNVYEGIVCDGLPLVRHAIKNNAVDAAGFIISQLPGSQVAAAGDVEWAQSNGFAASPIIGAIKERSAS
- the glpK gene encoding glycerol kinase GlpK encodes the protein MSEYILAIDQGTTSSRVIIYNRQLKAITIAQQEVELIYPQPGWVEQNPEQLWQSVYNCMVTALKQAQLNATDIAAIAITNQRETSLLWHKCTGKTLYNAIVWQDRRTAQTCLQLEQQGHLTDIQQRTGLRLDPYFSATKLAWLLDNIPDARVAADNAELCFGTVDSYLLWRLTAGKVHATDATNASRTLLFNLHTQEWDPKLLSLFDIPDSLLGEIKDNAAEFGYTDTNLFGSAIPIFAMIGDQQAALLGQACITPGMAKSTYGTGCFSMLNTGSKVFISQQQLISTLAWRLNAKPTYALEGSIFMAGAIVQWLRDKLGIIQQAADTEALAQQVPYQQSELLIPAFTGLGAPYWQPNAQAAIFGMTRNTGKAELAAAALLSVCYQSRDLLQAMAADGIALDILRVDGGMTENSWFLQALADITQQPLQRCHTAETSVLGAAFLAGLQLGYFTDLSDIQQVWQANQQYNPKIPPLQADSLYQRWQDGVTAIINK
- a CDS encoding DUF1840 domain-containing protein, giving the protein MIVTFKSKAGSDTAYFKNIALKLLMMMGRDDKVPSAFYAEDVPAALQSLQQALAKLKQEQQQEQPQEDEADINQQQVKSEHVSIETRAQPLITLLTKAVKKQESVFWE
- a CDS encoding ArsA family ATPase is translated as MLLTDKRILLIGGKGGVGKTTTASALAVLASQRGKKTLLVSTDPAHSLADAFNRDIGDNITRLAANLDALELDPDKEVEQHLAKVSAQLKRFTRPEMYTEIERQMRLTRQSPGAQEAAILERLSHIIAMGLEKYDLVIFDTAPTGHTLRLLSLPEAMAAWTQGLLNANKRSEKLNDVLGHLAPKAGRDVDNPLTDPSENATAGMDARNKAITDTLLTRQRLLQGTREVLTDHTLSALLFVLTPEKLPILETGRAITSLQQEKLPLAGLVINRILPDSADGEFLAQRRVQEKVHLQQIADDFANLAHYKVPLQATDIQGITALEHMATLLEAAGL
- a CDS encoding cory-CC-star protein, yielding MKLEKVKAWLRQASFYAEEAYNAPYRSAIARAKREQDDLFMLLIFSEMMGVPNPASYYTLELQPLLMERFHDWHIRMGMEHSPLDNFKCC